In Desulfotignum phosphitoxidans DSM 13687, a single window of DNA contains:
- a CDS encoding YybH family protein produces MKKIVLVVVLLTTFFCGISAIAEEPRNAEKDSFMKSSADLDKTGIVKEVTDRFTQLVAAINQKDIAAWEKYYSKNEFVSAVAGGVFFATRSDWVQAITSNFSMRDSQQLKVREVKVFPLAPDTALLTSQNRVDMQLKNGQATISTHVYTMIWKKGKSGWQIIHSHESWVNEPARK; encoded by the coding sequence ATGAAAAAGATTGTACTGGTGGTGGTTTTATTAACAACATTTTTTTGTGGGATTTCAGCCATAGCTGAAGAACCTCGTAACGCTGAAAAGGATTCATTCATGAAATCATCTGCTGACTTGGATAAAACAGGCATCGTAAAGGAAGTAACCGATCGTTTCACACAACTCGTAGCCGCAATCAATCAAAAGGATATCGCTGCATGGGAAAAGTATTACAGCAAAAATGAGTTTGTTTCCGCCGTCGCAGGAGGCGTTTTTTTTGCCACGCGAAGTGACTGGGTTCAAGCGATCACATCCAACTTTTCCATGAGAGATAGTCAGCAATTGAAAGTGCGCGAGGTCAAGGTTTTTCCTCTGGCTCCAGACACGGCGCTACTTACAAGTCAAAACAGGGTCGATATGCAGTTGAAGAACGGCCAGGCTACAATATCCACGCATGTATACACAATGATCTGGAAAAAAGGCAAATCTGGCTGGCAAATTATACATTCCCATGAATCCTGGGTGAATGAGCCGGCCAGGAAATAG
- a CDS encoding transporter substrate-binding domain-containing protein: MINHVFRIIAVLLIVFPFISCETKNYKDPLTPEERAWLIQHDGKITLAVEAGYAPFAFIDENGESRGLATEYIALLENKLNFKINKIKFNSLNEILDAAKNKEIDIVNAVTRTQNRAQYLLFTKPFIEIPNVIIVRKDQKKSLSVGQMKNMKVSLVKGYAITEYLITNYNDLEIEPVPDDLTALLNVSFSRTDAAIIDLATASYFMEQKGITNLRIAGDTGHDIKLAIASRNDWPVLNRILAKGLSTITDNERELIKNRWFSLGRLSLLESQEFWTIILTAFSVFLVFLGLILVWNRILKREVAQRTSQLKKELIERTTAENEIKKQKRLFETMFNTIPDGVVITNTQREILLANKGMEATFGYLPGDLVGKSTQMLYADTSRYHEAGTSVFNRNAKRSGELYVTRYRNKNGREFSGETFGAKLVDENNNWIGNLGIMRDITEREQSEIRIQQAQKMESVGRLAGGVAHDFNNMLGVILGHTELALLQADEHHELHDDLKEIQKAAKRSADITRQLLAFARKQTISPRQLDLNDTVERMLNMLRRLIGEDIDLVWQPSAHLWPVKMDPSQIDQILANLCVNARDAIGGVGKLTIETGKKSFDEEYCSKHPGFIPGDFVLLAVSDNGCGMDKEVLGNLFEPFFTTKDVGKGTGLGLATIFGIVKQNNGFINVYSEPGQGSTFRIYLPRIFTNDG; this comes from the coding sequence TTGATAAACCATGTTTTTCGAATCATTGCGGTCCTTTTAATTGTTTTTCCTTTCATCAGTTGTGAGACGAAAAATTACAAAGATCCCCTGACCCCGGAAGAAAGAGCGTGGCTGATTCAGCATGATGGAAAGATAACACTGGCCGTTGAAGCAGGTTATGCACCCTTTGCATTTATTGATGAGAACGGTGAGAGCCGGGGGCTGGCAACGGAATATATCGCGTTGCTGGAAAACAAATTGAATTTCAAAATCAATAAAATCAAGTTCAACTCACTGAACGAAATCCTGGATGCGGCCAAAAACAAAGAAATCGACATCGTAAATGCAGTGACCCGGACCCAGAATCGGGCACAGTATCTGCTTTTTACAAAACCGTTTATCGAAATACCGAACGTGATCATTGTCAGAAAGGATCAAAAAAAATCTCTTTCAGTCGGCCAGATGAAAAACATGAAAGTATCTCTGGTTAAAGGCTATGCCATTACAGAATACCTGATCACTAATTACAATGACCTGGAGATTGAACCGGTTCCGGATGATCTGACCGCACTGTTGAATGTCTCTTTCAGCCGGACGGATGCGGCAATTATAGACCTGGCGACTGCCTCATATTTTATGGAACAGAAAGGAATTACAAACCTTCGCATCGCAGGAGATACCGGCCATGATATAAAGCTCGCCATCGCTTCCAGAAATGATTGGCCTGTATTGAACCGAATTTTAGCAAAAGGCCTGTCAACGATCACGGATAATGAGCGGGAACTCATTAAAAACAGATGGTTTTCTTTGGGTCGGCTCAGCCTGCTCGAAAGTCAGGAATTCTGGACCATTATATTAACAGCTTTCTCTGTTTTCCTGGTATTTCTCGGATTGATACTGGTTTGGAACCGGATTTTAAAGCGGGAGGTTGCGCAACGTACAAGCCAGTTAAAAAAAGAACTGATTGAACGAACAACCGCTGAAAATGAGATAAAAAAACAGAAACGCCTGTTTGAAACCATGTTCAACACCATACCGGATGGCGTTGTCATAACGAACACACAACGTGAAATCCTGCTGGCAAACAAGGGGATGGAAGCCACATTCGGCTATCTGCCGGGGGATCTTGTGGGAAAATCCACCCAGATGCTTTATGCGGACACATCCAGATATCATGAGGCAGGGACCAGCGTTTTCAACCGTAACGCCAAACGCTCTGGTGAATTATATGTGACTCGCTACCGGAATAAAAACGGCAGAGAATTTTCCGGTGAAACTTTCGGGGCAAAGCTGGTTGATGAAAACAATAACTGGATCGGCAATTTGGGAATCATGCGTGACATCACGGAACGGGAACAATCTGAAATACGGATTCAGCAGGCCCAGAAAATGGAATCTGTGGGCCGGCTGGCCGGCGGTGTGGCCCATGACTTCAATAACATGCTGGGGGTGATTCTGGGACACACGGAACTGGCCCTGTTGCAGGCAGATGAACATCACGAGCTGCATGATGATCTCAAAGAAATTCAGAAAGCGGCCAAACGGTCGGCGGACATCACCAGGCAGCTGCTGGCCTTTGCCAGAAAACAGACCATTTCTCCCAGACAGCTGGATTTGAACGATACCGTGGAGAGAATGCTCAATATGCTGCGCCGGCTCATTGGTGAAGACATCGATCTGGTGTGGCAACCCTCTGCCCATCTGTGGCCGGTAAAAATGGACCCGTCACAGATCGACCAGATCCTTGCCAACCTGTGTGTCAATGCACGAGATGCCATTGGGGGCGTGGGCAAACTCACCATAGAAACCGGGAAAAAATCATTTGATGAGGAATATTGTAGTAAACACCCAGGTTTCATCCCCGGTGATTTTGTCCTGCTGGCGGTCAGTGACAATGGGTGCGGCATGGACAAAGAGGTACTGGGTAACCTGTTCGAGCCGTTTTTCACCACCAAAGATGTCGGCAAAGGCACGGGTTTAGGGCTTGCAACAATCTTTGGCATTGTCAAACAGAACAACGGTTTTATCAATGTATACAGTGAACCCGGTCAGGGTTCCACTTTCAGAATCTACCTCCCCCGGATTTTTACTAATGATGGTTGA
- a CDS encoding SDR family oxidoreductase, producing the protein MKPKQASLKTVLITGASSGIGKCTAAYLAAKGFRVYGTSRRPESCPEIKNGFIIPMDVRDTASVKKAIAHIVEKEGHIDILVNNAGVGIAGTVEDTSTEMAKALFDTNFFGICRVLQEVLPVMRQQSEGLIINMSSIGGIIGLPFQGIYSASKFAVEGLSEALYKELSLSAINVVLIEPGDFKTEFTANRQTINTTHHADKFQRTMKVIENDEQNGQPPLKIAYLIEKIIHTPTPRLRYAVGAFDQKLSLVLKKILPNRWFDQIIMSYYQLK; encoded by the coding sequence ATGAAACCAAAGCAAGCGTCATTAAAAACCGTATTGATCACAGGCGCATCTTCCGGCATCGGCAAATGTACGGCCGCGTATCTGGCCGCAAAGGGATTTCGGGTGTATGGCACATCCCGCAGGCCTGAATCCTGTCCAGAAATAAAAAATGGTTTCATAATACCCATGGATGTCCGGGATACTGCTTCTGTGAAAAAAGCCATTGCACATATTGTCGAAAAAGAAGGGCATATCGATATCCTGGTAAACAATGCCGGGGTTGGTATCGCCGGTACGGTTGAAGACACATCCACAGAAATGGCCAAAGCGCTGTTTGATACCAATTTTTTCGGCATCTGCCGCGTATTGCAGGAAGTGCTCCCGGTGATGAGACAACAGTCCGAAGGACTCATCATCAACATGAGTTCCATTGGGGGCATCATCGGGCTTCCCTTTCAGGGGATCTATTCGGCATCCAAATTTGCTGTGGAAGGACTTTCAGAAGCCTTATACAAAGAGTTGTCCCTGTCAGCCATCAACGTGGTCCTGATCGAACCCGGGGACTTTAAAACCGAATTTACGGCCAACCGGCAGACCATTAACACAACCCATCATGCCGATAAATTCCAGCGCACAATGAAAGTCATTGAAAATGATGAACAAAACGGTCAGCCGCCGTTGAAAATTGCGTATCTCATTGAAAAGATCATCCACACCCCCACCCCCCGGTTGCGATATGCCGTGGGGGCGTTTGATCAGAAATTATCCCTGGTTTTAAAAAAAATCTTGCCCAACCGATGGTTTGATCAAATCATCATGTCGTATTATCAGCTGAAATAG
- a CDS encoding aminotransferase class I/II-fold pyridoxal phosphate-dependent enzyme — protein MLNQFIDIATQKIRAKRMAYFGKHPDVYTKIYAYTRPNVLKALGYYPYYPKIEKANATQVTIDGKQKIMLGSNNYLGLTNHPKVIEAGVKALREYGSGLTGSRLLNGNTLLHDQLEEQLADFVHMESALVFSTGFGTNFGTITTICGPDDLIFSDEYNHASIVDGIRFSGARKCKYKHNDMQDLEEKLAFSDPKYPRFIVTDGIFSMDGDIARLDDLVALSKKYPSRLMVDDAHSFGILGPRGDGTAAHFDVTKDVDLIMGTFSKSLGCIGGFISGEKLVIEYLKHHSRTMLFTASLPPSNVASVMAALRIIQAEPERREQLIDHARFIRDGLKSLGFDIGESVTPIIPIIIGKDLKTFQVWKDLMDAGVYTNPIVSPAVPRGRALLRTSYMATHTRKQLEFCLDMFEKTGRKARIIR, from the coding sequence ATGTTAAATCAATTCATTGATATTGCCACCCAGAAAATTCGTGCCAAACGCATGGCATATTTTGGAAAGCACCCGGATGTGTATACAAAAATATATGCCTATACCCGGCCAAATGTGCTAAAGGCCCTGGGATATTATCCCTATTATCCGAAAATCGAAAAAGCCAATGCCACCCAGGTCACCATTGACGGAAAACAAAAAATCATGCTGGGATCCAATAATTATCTTGGGCTCACCAACCATCCCAAAGTGATTGAAGCCGGTGTAAAAGCGCTGCGGGAATACGGCTCGGGATTGACCGGCAGCCGTTTGCTGAACGGCAATACCCTGCTGCACGATCAACTGGAAGAACAGCTGGCGGATTTTGTTCACATGGAAAGCGCCCTGGTGTTTTCCACGGGATTCGGTACCAATTTTGGAACCATCACGACCATCTGCGGTCCGGATGATTTGATTTTCAGTGATGAATACAATCATGCGTCCATTGTCGACGGGATCCGTTTTTCCGGTGCACGAAAATGCAAATACAAACACAATGACATGCAGGATCTGGAAGAAAAACTGGCCTTTTCAGATCCAAAATACCCCCGGTTCATTGTCACGGACGGCATCTTCAGTATGGACGGGGATATTGCCAGACTGGATGACCTGGTTGCCCTGTCTAAAAAATACCCTTCCCGCCTGATGGTTGATGATGCCCATTCCTTTGGGATTTTAGGTCCCCGTGGCGACGGGACTGCCGCCCATTTTGACGTCACAAAAGATGTGGACCTGATTATGGGGACTTTCAGCAAATCCTTAGGCTGCATCGGCGGATTTATTTCCGGTGAAAAACTGGTGATCGAATATTTAAAACATCATTCCCGGACCATGCTTTTCACGGCATCCCTGCCCCCTTCCAATGTGGCGTCCGTCATGGCGGCCTTAAGAATCATCCAGGCAGAACCGGAACGCCGTGAACAATTGATCGACCATGCCCGGTTTATTCGTGACGGTTTAAAATCACTGGGATTTGATATCGGTGAAAGCGTCACCCCGATCATTCCCATTATTATCGGCAAAGATCTCAAGACGTTTCAGGTATGGAAAGACCTGATGGATGCGGGGGTTTACACAAATCCCATTGTGTCTCCGGCCGTACCCCGGGGCAGGGCCCTGCTGCGTACCAGCTACATGGCAACCCACACGCGCAAACAACTGGAATTCTGTCTGGATATGTTTGAAAAAACCGGCAGAAAAGCCCGCATTATCCGTTGA
- a CDS encoding glycosyltransferase family protein, with translation MKKKIFFICGSMNQTTQMHQIARHLEEYDHAFSPFYVDGFDRILKKLGMIEFTVAGNKLSNRCRDYLRDQSLPIDERGRNRPYDLVVTCSDVYLQKNISGNRMVLVQEGVTDPESFMCHLVSRFRFLPLWFAGNALTGLSDAYEVFCVASDGYRDFFTQKGVCPEKMVVTGIPNFDNCRQYSSNTFPYKGYVLVCTSALRETLQFENRRAFIRKAVEIAGSRQLIFKLHPGEKHRRATREINRYAPGAMVFSTGNAEEMIANCDVLITRFSSTALVGLALGKKTLSDFNMEEMRRLTPVQNGSAALNIAGVCRRLLEREDPC, from the coding sequence ATGAAAAAAAAGATATTTTTTATATGCGGCTCCATGAACCAGACCACCCAGATGCACCAGATCGCAAGGCACCTTGAGGAATATGACCATGCGTTTTCTCCTTTTTATGTCGACGGATTTGACCGGATTCTCAAAAAACTGGGAATGATCGAATTCACCGTCGCAGGCAACAAACTGTCAAACCGATGCCGGGACTATCTCCGGGACCAGAGTCTTCCTATCGATGAAAGGGGGCGCAATCGGCCCTACGACCTGGTGGTGACCTGCTCGGATGTGTATCTGCAAAAGAATATCTCAGGCAACCGGATGGTGCTGGTCCAGGAAGGGGTGACCGATCCTGAATCTTTCATGTGCCATCTGGTCAGCCGGTTCCGGTTTCTTCCGCTCTGGTTTGCCGGCAATGCATTGACCGGTCTCAGTGATGCATATGAGGTATTCTGTGTTGCCAGTGACGGATATCGGGATTTTTTCACCCAAAAAGGGGTTTGCCCTGAAAAAATGGTTGTCACGGGGATCCCCAATTTCGACAATTGCCGGCAATACAGCAGCAACACCTTTCCCTATAAAGGCTATGTGCTGGTGTGTACGTCGGCCCTGAGAGAAACGCTCCAGTTTGAAAACCGCCGGGCCTTTATCCGAAAAGCTGTTGAGATCGCCGGTTCCCGCCAGCTTATCTTCAAGCTTCACCCCGGCGAAAAACACAGACGCGCCACCCGGGAAATAAACAGATACGCCCCTGGGGCCATGGTGTTTTCGACGGGCAATGCCGAAGAGATGATCGCAAACTGTGATGTTCTGATCACCCGGTTTTCTTCGACGGCCCTTGTGGGCCTTGCCCTGGGCAAAAAAACCCTTTCAGACTTTAATATGGAAGAAATGCGTCGATTGACGCCTGTACAGAACGGTTCGGCGGCCCTGAACATCGCTGGTGTCTGCCGCCGGCTGCTCGAAAGAGAGGACCCATGTTAA
- a CDS encoding radical SAM/SPASM domain-containing protein codes for MIFNARDRITRGLLSLARSPLPFHLYYRRHFPLPAVLLIENTNACNAHCVMCPREKLTRKPGIMAFELFEKIIREVSEVKRKPVVHLHGFGEPLLDESLPDRIRLAKDFGINHTYLVTNASLLFPETAKKIIDAGLDEMKISFYGTDDDSYCRTMEGLDFKVALNNIIEFVKIRKEMKKKTPKLILQYLPQETNGAAIKDFKILGRAVLDKKVGDRLNVSALDNFGDGRAYNPVKGNIASVCFYPWSAMSVLWDGRAVTCCVDYNGVQEVGNLNSQTVAEIWNGPVMTGIRKNFGRLDYSGFPVCQCCDWVHRR; via the coding sequence ATGATTTTCAATGCAAGAGACAGGATCACCCGGGGGCTGTTGTCATTGGCCAGATCTCCTTTGCCGTTTCATCTGTATTACCGCCGCCATTTTCCGTTGCCCGCAGTCCTCCTGATTGAAAACACCAATGCCTGCAACGCCCACTGTGTGATGTGCCCCCGTGAAAAGCTGACCCGGAAACCCGGCATCATGGCATTTGAGTTATTTGAAAAAATCATCAGAGAAGTGTCGGAAGTAAAACGAAAACCCGTTGTGCATCTGCACGGATTTGGAGAACCGCTGCTGGATGAATCATTACCGGACCGGATCAGGCTCGCAAAAGATTTCGGGATAAACCATACCTATCTGGTGACCAATGCCTCGTTATTATTTCCCGAAACGGCAAAAAAAATCATCGATGCGGGACTGGATGAGATGAAAATCAGCTTTTACGGCACGGATGACGACTCCTATTGCCGCACCATGGAAGGGCTGGATTTCAAGGTAGCGTTAAACAATATCATCGAATTTGTGAAAATCAGAAAGGAGATGAAAAAAAAGACACCGAAACTGATCCTTCAATACCTGCCTCAGGAAACCAATGGCGCTGCAATAAAAGACTTTAAAATCCTGGGGCGCGCTGTTCTGGACAAAAAAGTGGGCGACCGCCTGAATGTCAGCGCTCTGGACAATTTCGGCGATGGACGGGCGTACAACCCGGTCAAAGGAAACATAGCGTCTGTCTGTTTTTATCCCTGGTCGGCCATGTCCGTGCTCTGGGACGGCAGGGCTGTGACCTGTTGTGTGGATTATAACGGGGTTCAGGAAGTAGGGAATCTGAACTCCCAGACGGTCGCGGAAATCTGGAACGGGCCGGTAATGACCGGCATCCGAAAAAACTTCGGCCGGCTTGACTATAGCGGATTTCCGGTCTGTCAGTGCTGTGACTGGGTACACCGGCGGTAA
- a CDS encoding ABC transporter permease, with the protein MNLHIIHANIIRANIIVSIKSFYREKTVVFFRIAFPVILILVFGTIFMERDNEVFELSIQDLDRTTSSQQLVEALDQSERFNITPVSPDANAKQYAKDNNLNLIVIIPENFEMSLMEKMAADHFETPVTLTQVYDPGAFGVTTKIGVLDMALAKINQEMSGKPPLIASEPVSILKKKYRFIEFFVPGIIAMAVMTASLFGSVNVNAELLQKGVIRKLSTTPITRIDWILSNVLYQFILAVVSTAVMLLVSYAVFKVSLEINAWLVVFVALDVFAFVGLGMILTRVAREAESASAAADALMFPMMFLSGTFFPVEMMPEFLQTFARILPLYYVNEGLRAAMIAVDHTAALKSALIIGAFAAVVFVLGIMTTRIGGETP; encoded by the coding sequence ATGAACCTGCACATCATCCATGCCAATATCATTCGGGCCAACATCATCGTGAGCATCAAGAGCTTCTACCGGGAAAAGACGGTGGTGTTTTTCAGGATTGCCTTTCCCGTCATCCTGATACTGGTATTCGGCACCATTTTCATGGAAAGAGACAATGAAGTTTTTGAATTGAGCATCCAGGATCTGGACCGGACAACGTCATCCCAACAACTTGTGGAAGCGCTCGATCAAAGCGAACGATTCAACATCACACCCGTCTCTCCTGACGCAAATGCCAAACAGTATGCCAAGGACAACAATTTGAATCTGATTGTCATTATTCCCGAAAATTTTGAGATGTCTCTCATGGAAAAAATGGCGGCCGACCACTTTGAAACCCCCGTCACCCTCACCCAAGTATACGACCCCGGCGCCTTTGGAGTGACCACCAAAATTGGGGTGCTGGACATGGCCCTGGCCAAAATCAACCAGGAAATGTCCGGTAAACCGCCGCTTATTGCCTCGGAACCCGTATCCATACTTAAAAAAAAATACCGGTTCATTGAATTCTTTGTCCCCGGGATCATTGCCATGGCAGTGATGACGGCCAGCCTGTTCGGTTCCGTGAACGTCAATGCCGAACTGTTGCAGAAAGGCGTCATCCGAAAGCTTTCCACCACCCCCATCACCCGGATTGACTGGATTTTGTCAAACGTATTGTACCAGTTCATTCTTGCGGTTGTATCCACGGCCGTGATGCTGCTGGTGAGCTATGCCGTATTTAAGGTCAGTCTTGAGATCAATGCCTGGCTGGTGGTGTTTGTGGCCCTGGACGTATTTGCATTTGTGGGACTGGGCATGATTCTCACCCGCGTGGCCAGGGAAGCTGAAAGTGCCTCAGCCGCGGCCGATGCCCTGATGTTTCCCATGATGTTTCTGTCCGGAACATTTTTTCCTGTGGAGATGATGCCTGAATTTTTACAGACGTTTGCCAGGATTCTGCCGCTGTATTATGTGAACGAAGGACTCAGGGCCGCCATGATCGCTGTGGACCACACGGCTGCCCTGAAATCCGCTTTGATCATCGGCGCGTTTGCCGCCGTGGTGTTTGTTCTCGGCATCATGACAACAAGAATAGGCGGAGAGACCCCATGA
- a CDS encoding ABC transporter ATP-binding protein: protein MTQNNKYAIEVHHLTKRYKELSAVDNISFAVEKGELFALLGPNGAGKTTTVEILNTIRTPTSGKVMLLGMDVTEKKYDIIPRIGVLPQGFSSFDRITVKETLQYYSRLFCRKKPDIDGLMALVNLKDKAAVQYKNLSGGLKQRLGIAVALVNDPEIVFLDEPTTGLDPLARRAMWEVLLDLKKKGKTLFLTTHYMEEAELLADTVAIVKKGKITAMDSPGELIENNADYLVVMLKSVDETVFDIVKKMGFAPDHDSHGHITVRLAHTDDVRRLLNAVREGGASFTGLDVRKPNLEEVFLKLTDDTFLKHVAGIEEAQ, encoded by the coding sequence ATGACCCAGAACAATAAATATGCCATTGAAGTCCATCACCTGACCAAGCGGTACAAGGAATTGTCCGCGGTTGACAATATATCGTTTGCCGTTGAAAAAGGTGAGTTGTTTGCGCTGCTGGGCCCCAACGGAGCCGGCAAGACCACGACCGTGGAGATTCTCAATACCATCCGAACACCCACATCCGGCAAAGTGATGCTTCTTGGAATGGATGTCACCGAAAAAAAATATGACATCATCCCCCGCATCGGGGTCCTTCCCCAGGGGTTCAGTTCCTTTGACCGAATCACGGTCAAAGAGACCCTCCAGTATTATTCCCGGCTTTTTTGCCGGAAAAAACCGGATATTGACGGGCTGATGGCGCTTGTGAACTTAAAAGACAAGGCCGCAGTCCAGTACAAGAATCTTTCCGGCGGGTTGAAACAGCGCCTGGGCATCGCGGTTGCCCTGGTGAACGACCCTGAAATCGTGTTTCTGGACGAGCCCACAACGGGGCTCGACCCCCTGGCCCGGCGCGCCATGTGGGAGGTTCTTCTGGATCTTAAGAAAAAGGGGAAAACCCTGTTTCTCACCACCCACTACATGGAGGAAGCCGAACTTCTTGCAGACACGGTTGCCATCGTAAAAAAAGGAAAGATCACCGCGATGGATTCTCCCGGAGAACTCATAGAAAACAATGCCGATTACCTGGTCGTCATGCTCAAATCCGTGGATGAAACCGTGTTTGACATCGTTAAAAAAATGGGATTTGCCCCGGACCATGACAGCCACGGGCATATCACGGTCCGGCTTGCCCACACGGACGATGTCCGAAGATTGCTCAACGCCGTCAGAGAAGGCGGGGCATCGTTTACCGGTCTGGATGTCCGCAAGCCCAATCTGGAAGAGGTGTTCCTCAAACTGACGGATGACACTTTTTTGAAACATGTTGCCGGGATCGAGGAGGCACAATGA
- a CDS encoding 4'-phosphopantetheinyl transferase family protein, whose amino-acid sequence MIKDSQKPAVQTVHFFHGKGPVFYASLPWESMARQMPAGPEKNDPGQKQHLISILWDHFVGMKKPFRMHRPYDTPDAFPIQADPFIRVEPFIRVIRGPLGRPQLLLGDHIGPSISFCKSNQNLWAALCGDGHDIGIDVAQSHEFQGKYPFYRVFHPGELGHALKPAEDDLKKAAALLWSVKEAAAKALGCGFHLVDPLQVIVYPSTGRATKETMRGTAEENSIYDFPVGLSEKAVKRFPMAQGRSLRVRSVCQGKRWLSIALLHRPSQPGDGQNRWVKQFPKIQNGEV is encoded by the coding sequence ATGATAAAAGACAGTCAAAAACCAGCCGTTCAAACCGTGCATTTCTTTCATGGCAAAGGGCCTGTTTTCTATGCATCGCTGCCCTGGGAGTCAATGGCGCGCCAAATGCCGGCAGGGCCCGAAAAGAACGATCCGGGCCAAAAACAGCATTTGATTTCCATACTGTGGGATCACTTTGTCGGTATGAAAAAACCGTTCCGGATGCACCGGCCATATGACACCCCGGATGCTTTCCCCATCCAGGCCGACCCGTTCATCCGGGTCGAACCGTTCATTCGGGTCATTCGGGGCCCTCTTGGCAGGCCCCAACTTTTGCTGGGGGATCACATCGGTCCGTCCATCTCTTTTTGCAAAAGCAACCAAAACCTCTGGGCCGCGCTTTGTGGAGATGGGCATGATATCGGTATCGATGTGGCACAAAGCCATGAATTCCAGGGCAAATACCCGTTTTACCGGGTGTTTCACCCCGGGGAACTTGGACATGCCCTGAAACCGGCAGAAGATGATTTAAAAAAGGCGGCGGCCCTGCTCTGGTCTGTGAAGGAAGCTGCGGCAAAGGCTCTGGGATGCGGGTTTCATCTTGTGGACCCGCTGCAGGTGATTGTCTATCCGTCAACAGGCCGGGCCACGAAAGAAACCATGCGGGGCACGGCAGAAGAAAACAGCATATATGATTTTCCGGTCGGGTTGTCGGAAAAGGCAGTAAAACGATTTCCCATGGCCCAGGGCCGGTCTTTACGGGTTCGTTCGGTTTGCCAGGGGAAAAGATGGCTTTCCATTGCCCTGTTGCATCGGCCGTCTCAACCAGGTGATGGGCAAAACCGGTGGGTTAAGCAATTTCCAAAGATACAAAATGGAGAGGTATGA